The Dunckerocampus dactyliophorus isolate RoL2022-P2 chromosome 13, RoL_Ddac_1.1, whole genome shotgun sequence genome window below encodes:
- the hells gene encoding lymphoid-specific helicase: MSRVKEDSRSVSPHCPKPDESEEPLGTAMETGAAKDASVKSENVPSEVLITKEMEEEEQHLMAEGEKREKEMMDEARQSWERDPHEMRFKRLQHLLQKSNIYSKFLLTKMEQQQNEETLRKEKLEKKAKKNANDTEPEKGKKKRRRGDDYKIADVMSKDEIMSRAKKAKVEEAEVAQAQKKLDTKDIESMSDSNQDIKNRLAETVRDNAKHLLDPDRKVNGQPVPAQQPQLFTGGVMRWYQIEGIEWLRMLWENGINGILADEMGLGKTIQCIAHIAMMIEKKVMGPFLVVAPLSTLPNWINEFKRFTPQVSVLLYHGPQSERSKLLKHMRRPQGPLNMCPVVITSFEIAMIDRKFLQRCQWKYLIVDEGHRIKNLNCRLVRELKTLPTDNKLLLTGTPLQNNLAELWSLLNFLLPEVFDDLKSFESWFDIDTLCEAESVVAAEREGNILSMLHQILTPFLLRRLKTDVTLEIPPKKEIIVYAPLTAKQEIFYTAVVNKTIAKVLGQNKTEAPVTLTSSGRPKRRNQKVVDYSEVESDTPSSLEKYLEKIQKEQEQSSSPVLDVQCPLDAQINLKMQNIFMLLKRCCNHPYLVEYPLDPATQEFKIDEQLVESSGKFLILDRLLPALKERGHKVLLFSQMTSILDILTDYCYLRGFQYSRLDGSMAYADREENMTKFSKDPEVFLFLLSTRAGGLGINLTAADTVIIFDSDWNPQADLQAQDRCHRIGQTKPVVVYRLVTANTIDQKILERASVKRKLEQMVIHKNKFKGGRADLNQTKSCIDLDELMELLQARGTEKEVKASKGKVISDKDLDFLLDRTDLLDKEKGRTRKEKLGVFRVMEVDESSAIALT; this comes from the exons ATGAGTCG CGTAAAGGAAGACAGTCGAAGTGTTTCCCCTCACTGCCCGAAACCAGATGAGTCTGAGGAGCCCCTGGGCACGGCTATGGAGACAGGAGCTGCAAAGG ATGCAAGTGTGAAAAGTGAAAATGTGCCATCTGAAGTGTTGATCACCAAGGAAatggaagaagaagagcaaCATCTGATGGCAGAAGGTGAAAAGCGAGAGAAGGAAATGATGGACGAG GCCCGTCAGTCTTGGGAGAGAGACCCTCATGAAATGCGCTTCAAAAGGCTGCAGCATTTGCTCCAGAAGAGCAAcatctactccaagtttctgcTGACTAAGATGGAGCAACAGCAGAACgag GAGACACTCAGGAAAGAAAAACTGGAAAAGAAGGCCAAAAAA AACGCAAACGACACTGAGCCTGAAAAAG GTAAAAAGAAGAGACGACGAGGCGACGACTACAAAATTGCAGATGTCATGTCTAAAGAC GAAATCATGTCACGAGCTAAGAAAGCCAAAGTGGAAGAAGCG GAAGTGGCTCAAGCCCAGAAGAAACTAGACACCAAGGATATCGAGAGCATGAGCGACTCCAACCAAGACATCAAAAATCGCCTGGCCGAGACGGTGCGAGACAACGCCAAACATCTCCTGGACCCTGATCGGAAGGTGAACGGGCAGCCAGTCCCTGCTCAACAGCCACAGTTGTTCACAGGCGGGGTCATGAGGTGGTACCAGATTGAGGGCATCGAGTGGCTTCGA ATGTTGTGGGAGAACGGCATCAATGGGATTCTGGCTGATGAGATGGGTCTGGGGAAGACTATCCAGTGCATCGCCCACATCGCCATGATGATCGAGAAGAAAGTGATGGGCCCCTTCCTGGTGGTGGCGCCGCTCTCCACTCTGCCGAACTGGATCAATGAGTTTAAGCGCTTTACGCCACAG GTGTCTGTGCTTCTTTATCACGGCCCCCAATCGGAGAGGAGCAAACTGCTGAAGCACATGCGCAGACCCCAGGGGCCCCTCAACATGTGTCCTGTTGTCATCACCTCATTTGAGATAGCCATGATTGACAGAAAATTCCTTCAG cgctgtcaGTGGAAGTACTTGATAGTGGATGAAGGCCACAGGATCAAAAACCTCAACTGTCGCCTGGTGCGGGAGTTGAAGACTTTGCCCACTGACAACAAGCTGCTGCTTACAGGGACTCCACTGCAGAACAACTTGGCTGAGCTCTGGTCCCTTCTTAATTTCCTCCTCCCAGAGGTCTTTGATGACCTGAAGAG CTTTGAGTCGTGGTTCGACATTGACACACTCTGTGAGGCAGAAAGTGTGGTGGCGGCTGAGCGCGAAGGGAACATCCTGAGTATGTTGCACCAG ATTCTGACGCCATTCTTGTTGAGGAGACTGAAGACTGACGTGACATTGGAGATTCCTCCGAAGAAGGAGATTATTGTTTATGCCCCTCTGACCGCCAAACAGGAGATTTTCTACACTGCCGTGGTGAACAAGACTATAGCAAAAGTTCTTGGTCAGAACAAG ACTGAAGCTCCTGTCACTTTGACGTCGAGTGGTCGACCAAAGCGGCGCAATCAAAAAGTGGTAGACTACAGCGAAGTGGAGAGTGACACACCATCCAGCTTGGAAAAATATCTGGAGAAGATCCAGAAGGAGCAGGAGCAGAG CTCGTCTCCGGTGCTGGACGTGCAGTGCCCACTGGACGCTCAGATCAACCTAAAGATGCAGAATATTTTCATGCTGCTCAAGAGATGCTGCAACCATCCCTACCTGGTGGAATACCCCCTGGATCCAGCCACACAAGAGTTCAAG ATCGATGAGCAGCTGGTGGAAAGTTCTGGGAAGTTCCTCATACTTGACAGACTTCTGCCTGCACTCAAGGAACGAGGACATAAG gTTCTCCTCTTCAGTCAGATGACATCCATTTTGGACATCCTGACGGATTATTGCTATCTGCGTGGCTTCCAATACAGCAGACTGGACGGCAGCATGGCCTATGCCGACCGGGAAGAGAAT ATGACAAAGTTTTCCAAAGACCCGGAAGTTTTTCTCTTCCTGCTCAGCACTCGAGCCGGAGGGCTTGGGATCAACCTCACAGCTGCTGACACGGTCATCATTTTTGACAGCGACTGG AACCCCCAGGCAGACCTGCAGGCTCAGGACCGCTGCCATCGCATCGGGCAAACCAAACCAGTGGTGGTGTACCGGCTGGTCACGGCAAACACCATCGACCAAAAGATTCTGGAGAGAGCCTCGGTGAAGAGGAAGCTGGAACAGATGGTCATCCACAAAA ATAAGTTCAAAGGTGGGAGGGCAGACTTGAACCAAACTAAAAGCTGCATTGATTTGGATGAGCTGATGGAGCTGCTCCAAGCCAGAGGCACTGAGAA GGAAGTGAAAGCATCAAAGGGGAAGGTCATCAGCGATAAAGACCTGGATTTTTTACTGGACCGCACTGACCTGTTGG ATAAAGAAAAGGGACGCACAAGGAAGGAGAAGCTTGGAGTCTTCCGAGTGATGGAGGTGGATGAATCGTCGGCGATCGCCTTGACTTAA